The genomic stretch GCGTGGGCCGGCTCGCCCCTGGGCGCCTTCGGGGAGCTGCGGGCGCGGCTGTGGCGGAAGCAGCGCGGCGCGGCCGAGgcgctgctggagcagctgtgcGGCCGGCGGTGAGAGCCCGGGGTgggccgggcggggggccggctggggcggccggcggggagAGCCCGGGGTgggccgggcggggggccggctggggcggccggcggggaggGCCCGGGGTGGCGGGGCCGCCGCTGAGCGCCCCGCTTGGCCGAGCAGGGCGGAGCTGCGCGCCGTGCGGGACAgcgcgggggccggcggggccgcggtgCTGCGGCTGTACGAGCAGCGGGCGGCGGAGCTGGGGCTGGCGGCGGCTCTGCGGCGGGGGCCGCGCTGCCCCTCGCTGGCGGACGCgctggaggggctgcaggaCGTGGAGCGCTACTACCGGCACCTGTATCCTTCCATGCGCGGGCTCTGGGCAGCGCGGGCCGgtgcctttttctctttgtcgTCCTTACCGGGCACAAAGGTACCTGGAGAGCGACCTCCTCCTGCGCCGCATCAGCTGCGACAGCCTGGCAGACATGGAAGCCCTCCCGCAGGCCTGGGAGAGGATCATGGAGCGCTACAAGGAGGATGTTGTTCAAGGTAGCTCTGCTTCCAGCAGGTTCTTGTAGGTCAGTAGTACAGGTGAGGTACACGAAGTTaatggggttgtttttttttccttccaaccCAGATGCGCTTCT from Caloenas nicobarica isolate bCalNic1 chromosome 23, bCalNic1.hap1, whole genome shotgun sequence encodes the following:
- the AIRIM gene encoding AFG2-interacting ribosome maturation factor, whose translation is MASPAGAMAAVLREWAAAAERRDAAWRAALAGWAALLRSLAGLAAQMRAARRLAWAGSPLGAFGELRARLWRKQRGAAEALLEQLCGRRAELRAVRDSAGAGGAAVLRLYEQRAAELGLAAALRRGPRCPSLADALEGLQDVERYYRHLYLESDLLLRRISCDSLADMEALPQAWERIMERYKEDVVQDALLKISLFVDNQRELCCSPGS